DNA from Aquaspirillum sp. LM1:
GATAGCGGAAGCCGTCGGACTGGCCCTTCTTCTTGAAACGCGGGAAGTCGGCCCGCCTGGCGAAGAAGTTGCTGTAGGCCCGCTCCAAATCCTTGAGCGTCTGCTGCAAGGGATGAACTGGCGCATCGGCCAGCCATGCCGTTTCTGTGCTGTTGCGCCACTCGGTGAGCAGCTTGCACAGGCCCGCATAGCCCAGTTTCTTCTCTGCACGCTCGTAGCGCGCCTGCTGCAACGCCAGCGCCTTGTTGAACACGAACCGGCACGAACCAGCGAAGCGGCGCATTTGCCGCTCTTGCTGGCCGTCTGGCCGCAATTCGTATTTGTAGGCTTGAAGGCGTTGCATACTGGTTTTATACAACCCACCCCCATCGACGGCAAGGACGGCTACGCCGTCCGCGCTACCTTTCCCCGCCCTGAACGGCGGGACTTGCCGCGCACCGGGTCACCTCACATGTCGTTCCCGCGCAGGCGGGAACCCAGACCGCGCCACAGCGTGCACCGTGGGCGTGGCGCATGGCGGACGGTCGTGAGCGCTCATACCCGCTGCACGCTGTGGATGCTCCTGGATTCCCGCCTGCGCGGGAATGACGCGGCAGGGCGCGGCAGGTGGTTCGCTGTGGTCGAGTAAAATTTTGTTTTAACAGAAATTAAACCGAGATACCCGGCATAAACTTGCTCGTATGAACCCTTGTGTTTCAACGTGACTGGCGCGACTACGGCTGCTCCCCGCGCCAGCAGGGATGAACCGCCAGCATGACCGCGCCAGCCTGGGCCAGACACCGCGTCATGTCGCCTTGCCGCGCTTCCGCCTTGCCCGCCACCACGCGCCCATTCCTTCCAGATAGCTGTACACCACCGGCACCACAATCAGCGTCAGCAGGGTTGAGGTGACCATGCCGCCAATCACGGCGTGGGCCATCGGTGCGCGGGTTTCCGAACCTTCGCCCAGCGCCAGCGCCAGGGGCAGCATGCCAAAGATCATGGCAAAGCTGGTCATCAGGATCGGGCGCATGCGCACCCGGCCCGCTTCAATCAGCGCCTCGCGCAGCGCCAGGCCTTCGCGGCGCGACTGGTTGGCAAAGTCCACCAGCAGGATGCCGTTTTTTGCCGCCAGGCCCATCAGCATGATGACGCCGATGATGGAAAACAGGTTCAACGTGCTGCCCCATAGCAACAGGCCCACCATCACCCCGATCAGCGCCAGCGGCAGCGACATCATGATGGCCACGGGCTGGGTGAAGCTGCGGAACTGCGCCACCAGAATCATGTAAATAAAGATCACGCCAATGGCCAGCGCCTGCACCGCGTAGCTGAACGATTCGGCCATGTCCTTGCTTTGTCCGCCATGGTCAAAGCGGTAGCCCGGTGGCAGCGGCGTAGCTTGCAGCAGTTGGTCGATCTGCTTGAACACCCGCTGGGCATCCTTGCCCTGGATATTGGCGGTGAGGGTCACTTCGCGCGACTGGTCCATGCGGTCGATCTGGCGTGGCACGGTGGCCTGTTTGATGTCGGCCACGGTGGATAACGGCACCATGCGCGCCTGGCCGTCGGCGTCGCGCTGTTCGCTGGCCACGGTGAGCACGTCCAGCAGCTCGGTGGAGCGGGCGTCACGCGGGATTTGCACGCGTACGTCGTAGTTTTCGCCGTCGGGGGCCTCCCAGGTGGTGGCGGTGGTGCCGGCCAGCAGGGTGGACAAGGTAGCCCCCACCCGGTCCAGATTCACCCCGGCGCTGGCGGCGGCGTCGCGTTTGACTTCAACCGACAAGGCCGGGTCGGCGTCGTCAAAGCTGGATTCCACGTCGCTGATGCCGGGAATGGCGGCAATCTGGCCACGCAGTTGGCCGGCAATCCGCGCCAGGGTGGCAAAATCCGCGCCACGAATGCCCACCCGCACGGGCTTGCCGGGGCCGCCCGGCCCGCCTTCGGCCTCGATGGATTCCAGCTCCACCCCGGCCAGGCTGGCAATGTCCTGGCGGATGGGCGAGAACAGGGCAAACACGCTGCGGCTGCGCTCGGCCTTGGGCGTGGTGAACACCCGCAGGGTGGCCTGATTGCGCCCAGCGGCAAATCCGCCGCCGATATTGCTGTACACATCGCGGATTTCTGGCTGGCGGCGCAGCAGGGTTTCTACTTCGCGGGCCTTGGCTTCGGTGTATTCCAGCGGCGAGCCGGGGGCCGTTTTGAGTTTGATCACAAACTTGCCAGTGTCGGTCTTGGGCACAAACTCGCCACCCACAATCGGGGCCAGCATGAGGCTGGCAACAAACAGCCCGGTGGCGGCGGCCAGTGTGGTTTTGCGATGGTCCAGCGCCCACGCCACCCCTTTGGCGTAGCGATCGGCCAGCCGGTCCAGGCCGCGTTCAAACCCGGCCAGCGCGCGCGCCAGCCGGCCCTTGCCCGCCTGGCCAGCGGCATGCGGGTCGTGCCAGATCGACGACAGCATCGGGTCGAGGGTAAAGCTCACCAGCAGCGAGATCAGCACCGCGACGGTGACGGTCAGGCCAAACTGCTGGAAAAACTTGCCGATGATGCCGCCCATGAAGCCCACCGGCAAAAACACCGCCACCACGGTCAGCGTGGTGGCCAGCACCGCCAGGCCGATTTCTTCGGTGCCGTCCACCGCCGCCTGATAATGGCCCTTGCCCATGCGCGCGTGGCGGACAATGTTCTCGCGCACCACAATCGCGTCGTCAATCAGCAGGCCAATCGACAAGGACAGCGCCAGCAGGGTCATCACGTTCAGGGTGAAGCCGGCCACGGCAATGGCAAACAGGGTGCCAATCAGCGCAATCGGCAGGGTCAGCCCGGTCATCACCGTGCTGCGCCACGAGGCCAGAAACACGAACACAATCAGTACGGTCAGCCCGGCCCCTTCCAGCAGGGTGATCTTGACATCTTCCAGCGAGTTTTTAACCTGGCGGGATTGGTCTTTGATCACGGTCAGCGTCATGCCGTCCGGCAGGCTTTTGCGCAGCGCCTCCAGTGCGGCGTACACCCCGGCGGAGGTGCTCACCACATTGGCCCCGCGTGCGCTCTTGATTTCAATCGACAGCGCGCGCTGGCCGTTGATCAGCGCCAGCGAGTTGTATTCTTCCTGGCCGTCGATCACCTCGGCCACGTCGTCCAGCCGGATGGGCGCACCATTGCGCACGCCCACAGTCAGCTGGCCAAACGCCTCGGGCGAGGCCAGCTTGCCAGACAGACGCACCGAATAATCGCGGTTGATGTCCTGCACTCGCCCAGCCGGAAAATCCTGGTTGGCGTTGCGCAGCGCGTTGACCACTTCGGCGGTGTCCAGCCCCAGTGCCTGCATGCGGTAGGGGTCGATGTGAATGCGCAGTTCGCGCTTGACCCCGCCCACCAGCTGCACTTCGCCCACGCCGGGTACGGTTTGCAGCCGTTTGCGCACCACCTGGTCGGAGAAGGTGGTCAGCGTGCGCGGGCTGGCGCTGGGCGAGGCGACAATCACCGTCATCATCGGGTCGTCGTTGGGGTTGACCTGGTTCACCGTGGGCACGCCGATTTCACGGCGAAAGCGGCCCTGAATGCCGGCCACCTTGTCGCGCACATCCTGCACGGCTTTGGCCGGGTCCAGCGTCAGCACAAATTCCACGACCACCACTGCCGAGCCTTCAAACGAGTAGGAGCGGATGCTCTTCACCCCGTTGATGGTGTTCACCGCTTCTTCCAGCGGGCGGGTCACTTCGCTTTCCACCACGCTGGGCGAGGCACCAGGGTAGCCCACATTCACCACCGCCACCGGAAAGCGGATGTCAGGAAATTCTTCTACCGATAGCCGCTGCCAGGAAAACAGGCCAAGCACCACAATGGCCAGCATGGCCACAGCGGCCAGATAAGGGTTGCCAATGGCAACGCGGGTCAGCCACATCGCACCGCCTCCGCTTAACGGGCCGGCACGGTGGGCAATGCCACCGTGTCGCCGTCCTGCACACCCAGCACGCCGGCCAGCAGCACCTGTTCGCCGTCTTTCAGGCCGCTGCGGATTTCCACCCGGTTGGCGCGCTCGTCATGCACCCCCAGCTGCACTGGCTGGCGCACGGCTTTTTGCCCCACCAGCTTGAGTACCCAGGGCTGGGCGCTGGCGCTGTCGCGCAGTGCTGGAATCGGCAGCGACAGCACCTGACTGGCCTGACGCAGCACCAGCGCGCCTTTGACAAACTGGCCGCCGCGCAGTTGGCCCTGGCGGTTGTCCACTGCCACAAACACAGTGAAACTGCGGGTGCCGGCCAGCGCCACCGGATTGATGCGCACCACCTGGCCGGCAAACCCGGCCTGACCGCCTTCCACCCCAAACTGCGCCGCCTGGCCAATGGCTACCCGGCCAATCTGCCGCGAGGGCACGCTGGCGGCAATTTCCAGGGTGGACAAATCCGCCAGGGCAAACAGTTTGTTGTTCACCGCCACGCGCTGGCCAGGGTTGATGGCTTTTTCGTAAATCACCCCGGCAAACGGCGCGCGGATGGTGGCGTCGTTCAGCGCCTTGCGCGCCCGCGCCAGCTGGGCTTCCTGCGCCTGCAGCTGCGCCTGGCTGACCAGGAAATTGCTTTCCAGCTCGTCAAACGCCAGCTTGGAGATAAAGTTCTGTGCGTACAACTCACGCTGTTTGTCCAGTTTCTTGCGCGTCAGCGCCAGCCGGGCGCGTTCGGTGGCCACCAGCGCGGTTTGTTCGTTCACCCGCTCCTGCAGGTCGGTGGCTTCCAGCCGGGCCAGCACCTGGCCGGCCTGCACGCTCTCACCTTCGCGCACCCTGACTTCAACCGCCACGCCTTCGGTACGGGCGGCCAGCGTGGTGGCGCGCAGCGCCTGCAAGGTGCCGGTAAACGGCAGGCTGTCGGCCAGGGTGCTGCGCTGTACCTGCACCACATCCTGCACCGACAGCTTGAGCACCGGATGGCCAGCGGCGGTGGGCACCGGGGTCGGCGCAGCCAGCGCCAGCGCGGCCAGGCCGCCCAGCAGCCAGCCCGTACCGGCCATCCAGCGCCGGCTTGAAAGAAGTCCTGTTTGCATTGTGTTCAATCCAGTGTCGCCATGCTGCTGACGCGGCCATCCGGCCACGGTGGTCAAGCCACAACAGAGCCGATTCCGCCTAAAAAAGTTCGCTGGCCAAGCCTGTGCTGCCGGTGCGTGTGCTCGGCCAGAATCGTGCCATACAGATAAAAACGGTGTTTTTTGATGTCAAAATGCTAAGCCATCGGCCAGGATAAGACGATTTTCAGTAAAAACACCGGATACAGCTTGTTTGCACTAGCCCGCCTCCCTAGAATACTGCGGCATCGTC
Protein-coding regions in this window:
- a CDS encoding helix-turn-helix domain-containing protein; the protein is MQRLQAYKYELRPDGQQERQMRRFAGSCRFVFNKALALQQARYERAEKKLGYAGLCKLLTEWRNSTETAWLADAPVHPLQQTLKDLERAYSNFFARRADFPRFKKKGQSDGFRYPDPKQIRLDQANNACSCPSSAGCATATAGKCWGW
- a CDS encoding efflux RND transporter permease subunit, producing the protein MWLTRVAIGNPYLAAVAMLAIVVLGLFSWQRLSVEEFPDIRFPVAVVNVGYPGASPSVVESEVTRPLEEAVNTINGVKSIRSYSFEGSAVVVVEFVLTLDPAKAVQDVRDKVAGIQGRFRREIGVPTVNQVNPNDDPMMTVIVASPSASPRTLTTFSDQVVRKRLQTVPGVGEVQLVGGVKRELRIHIDPYRMQALGLDTAEVVNALRNANQDFPAGRVQDINRDYSVRLSGKLASPEAFGQLTVGVRNGAPIRLDDVAEVIDGQEEYNSLALINGQRALSIEIKSARGANVVSTSAGVYAALEALRKSLPDGMTLTVIKDQSRQVKNSLEDVKITLLEGAGLTVLIVFVFLASWRSTVMTGLTLPIALIGTLFAIAVAGFTLNVMTLLALSLSIGLLIDDAIVVRENIVRHARMGKGHYQAAVDGTEEIGLAVLATTLTVVAVFLPVGFMGGIIGKFFQQFGLTVTVAVLISLLVSFTLDPMLSSIWHDPHAAGQAGKGRLARALAGFERGLDRLADRYAKGVAWALDHRKTTLAAATGLFVASLMLAPIVGGEFVPKTDTGKFVIKLKTAPGSPLEYTEAKAREVETLLRRQPEIRDVYSNIGGGFAAGRNQATLRVFTTPKAERSRSVFALFSPIRQDIASLAGVELESIEAEGGPGGPGKPVRVGIRGADFATLARIAGQLRGQIAAIPGISDVESSFDDADPALSVEVKRDAAASAGVNLDRVGATLSTLLAGTTATTWEAPDGENYDVRVQIPRDARSTELLDVLTVASEQRDADGQARMVPLSTVADIKQATVPRQIDRMDQSREVTLTANIQGKDAQRVFKQIDQLLQATPLPPGYRFDHGGQSKDMAESFSYAVQALAIGVIFIYMILVAQFRSFTQPVAIMMSLPLALIGVMVGLLLWGSTLNLFSIIGVIMLMGLAAKNGILLVDFANQSRREGLALREALIEAGRVRMRPILMTSFAMIFGMLPLALALGEGSETRAPMAHAVIGGMVTSTLLTLIVVPVVYSYLEGMGAWWRARRKRGKAT
- a CDS encoding efflux RND transporter periplasmic adaptor subunit — encoded protein: MQTGLLSSRRWMAGTGWLLGGLAALALAAPTPVPTAAGHPVLKLSVQDVVQVQRSTLADSLPFTGTLQALRATTLAARTEGVAVEVRVREGESVQAGQVLARLEATDLQERVNEQTALVATERARLALTRKKLDKQRELYAQNFISKLAFDELESNFLVSQAQLQAQEAQLARARKALNDATIRAPFAGVIYEKAINPGQRVAVNNKLFALADLSTLEIAASVPSRQIGRVAIGQAAQFGVEGGQAGFAGQVVRINPVALAGTRSFTVFVAVDNRQGQLRGGQFVKGALVLRQASQVLSLPIPALRDSASAQPWVLKLVGQKAVRQPVQLGVHDERANRVEIRSGLKDGEQVLLAGVLGVQDGDTVALPTVPAR